The Gammaproteobacteria bacterium genome contains a region encoding:
- a CDS encoding response regulator has product MDKRLILVVDDEAGLRRMVASYLASDGFEVFEAANSDEAIRLFRQKQPDLVLLDVVMPGSDGFEVLREIRAQSDVPVIMLTARVEEVDRVVGLTVGADDYVTKPFSPRELTARIRAVLRRWKMPSFQEDDAVHFVGVTIDPARREVLRDGEHIELSALEFDLLAALSSAPGRVFTREQLLERVWGWDYFGAERVVDVHISSLRRKLGDQAADPRFIATVRGVGYKFVAEAR; this is encoded by the coding sequence ATGGACAAGCGTTTGATCCTCGTGGTCGACGACGAGGCTGGACTTCGAAGAATGGTCGCGTCGTATCTTGCTTCGGACGGTTTCGAGGTGTTCGAGGCAGCCAACAGCGACGAAGCAATCCGACTGTTCAGACAGAAGCAGCCGGATCTGGTGCTTCTCGATGTGGTCATGCCCGGATCGGACGGCTTCGAAGTACTTCGGGAGATCCGGGCACAGTCGGACGTTCCCGTGATCATGTTGACCGCCCGCGTGGAGGAGGTGGATCGTGTGGTCGGGCTCACCGTTGGAGCGGACGACTATGTGACGAAACCATTCAGCCCACGCGAGCTCACGGCCCGGATTCGAGCGGTTCTCCGGAGATGGAAGATGCCGTCGTTTCAAGAAGACGATGCAGTGCATTTCGTGGGGGTGACGATCGATCCTGCTCGCAGGGAGGTCCTGAGGGATGGCGAACACATCGAGTTGAGCGCCCTCGAGTTCGACCTGCTTGCAGCACTCTCGTCGGCGCCGGGCAGGGTGTTTACACGTGAGCAGCTACTCGAGCGGGTTTGGGGATGGGATTACTTCGGCGCGGAGCGAGTTGTCGATGTGCACATCTCCAGCCTTCGCCGAAAACTCGGTGACCAGGCAGCCGACCCGCGATTCATCGCCACGGTGCGCGGGGTCGGCTACAAGTTCGTGGCGGAAGCCAGATGA
- a CDS encoding HAMP domain-containing protein: MKMPFKTLRVRLLFSYLTIVVVGAITMLVTMQVLAPQFFAAHLAAMTRTFGTMSNSMVEQLETSFNASFGRALAVSLGASAATALVVSAYASGRILRPVEAVRRAARRLASGAYQERVPLPDEAELAALAADVNALAEALDMVEQRRLQLISEVAHELRTPLATIEGYMEGLLDGVFTPSDEIFAAAGHEASRLKRLARDLSALSRAEEGRIELEADWLDLGEVAGQVAARLRPQFESNNVELVVHSMSPLPTRADRDRIAQVFTNIIGNALSYTPAGGRVEIAGRTESGEVVVTVGDTGVGIDPEHLETVFERFYRGDASRRGGTGIGLTIARRLARLHGGDVIALSQGPGSGSTFEISLPAV; this comes from the coding sequence ATGAAGATGCCGTTCAAGACCCTCCGGGTTCGCCTCTTGTTCTCCTATCTGACCATCGTCGTGGTTGGCGCCATCACGATGCTCGTGACGATGCAGGTCCTCGCGCCGCAGTTCTTTGCTGCGCACCTCGCTGCGATGACACGAACGTTTGGAACGATGTCCAATTCGATGGTCGAGCAACTCGAGACCAGTTTCAACGCATCATTCGGAAGGGCGCTGGCGGTCTCGCTCGGGGCGAGCGCCGCGACGGCGCTCGTGGTGAGCGCGTATGCATCTGGGCGGATCTTGCGTCCGGTTGAAGCCGTGCGCCGAGCAGCGCGACGCCTTGCCTCCGGCGCGTACCAGGAGCGAGTTCCGTTGCCGGACGAAGCAGAGCTCGCTGCCCTTGCCGCCGACGTGAACGCTCTCGCCGAGGCGCTCGACATGGTGGAGCAGCGCCGCCTTCAACTGATCTCCGAGGTCGCTCACGAGCTGCGAACGCCGCTTGCCACCATCGAGGGCTACATGGAGGGGCTGCTCGATGGTGTCTTCACTCCAAGCGACGAGATCTTTGCCGCCGCCGGTCATGAAGCATCCAGACTGAAGCGACTGGCCCGAGATCTGAGTGCGCTGTCGAGGGCCGAGGAAGGACGTATCGAGCTCGAAGCCGATTGGCTTGACCTCGGTGAGGTGGCCGGCCAGGTCGCTGCACGGCTCCGGCCCCAGTTCGAGAGCAACAACGTCGAACTCGTTGTTCACAGTATGTCCCCACTGCCGACGAGAGCCGACCGAGATCGTATCGCTCAGGTCTTCACCAACATCATCGGGAACGCCCTGTCGTACACCCCTGCCGGTGGACGCGTCGAGATCGCGGGCCGAACAGAATCCGGGGAAGTCGTTGTCACGGTCGGAGACACCGGCGTCGGCATCGACCCCGAACACCTCGAAACCGTTTTCGAACGCTTCTACCGGGGTGACGCCTCACGACGTGGTGGCACCGGTATCGGACTCACGATCGCCCGTCGCCTGGCGCGGCTGCATGGCGGCGACGTCATCGCCCTGTCGCAGGGGCCGGGATCCGGGTCGACATTCGAGATCAGTCTCCCGGCCGTATAG
- a CDS encoding SHOCT domain-containing protein has product MMWGWGGWLGPLWMLLFWGGVVLLIVWAVRSGSFGSGTRQGNRALGILEERYARGEIDRDEFSVRRDELSRG; this is encoded by the coding sequence ATGATGTGGGGATGGGGCGGCTGGTTGGGGCCGCTGTGGATGCTGCTCTTCTGGGGCGGTGTCGTCTTGTTGATCGTTTGGGCGGTGCGTTCCGGATCTTTCGGGAGTGGAACGCGTCAGGGAAACAGAGCACTCGGCATCCTCGAGGAGAGGTACGCACGCGGCGAGATCGATCGCGATGAATTCAGTGTTCGCCGCGACGAGCTGTCGCGGGGCTGA
- a CDS encoding thioredoxin family protein, translating to MRHPVTLVTSPGCHYCGHAREVLERVAADIPLDVSEVDLASPAGAAAQRRWRTPYPPLLLIDGELFGYGRISERKLRGALASRAEGSR from the coding sequence TTGAGACATCCCGTCACCCTCGTGACGAGTCCCGGCTGTCACTACTGCGGTCACGCCCGCGAAGTTCTCGAGCGGGTTGCCGCCGATATCCCTCTCGACGTATCCGAGGTCGATCTCGCATCACCTGCTGGTGCGGCCGCTCAGCGGCGGTGGAGGACCCCGTACCCTCCACTGCTGCTGATCGACGGTGAGCTTTTCGGGTATGGGAGGATCTCGGAGCGCAAGCTGCGCGGGGCGTTGGCGTCACGAGCCGAGGGGAGCCGCTGA
- a CDS encoding cytochrome c biogenesis protein CcdA, with protein sequence MEGVFLGGSLIAAFFAGAVALFAPCCIVFMFPAYLSAAVRNGRWRLLPLTFIFALGLAVVLVPVTLGVGFLTRSLLRYHGAVYVGAGLILLGLAGAAAVGRSWALPMLKGSPDIQRTDSAGVFALGVFSGAASSCCAPVLVGVVTLSAVAPSMWQGVGIGLAYVFGMVFPLLIMTVAWDRWRIGERNFMRGRPITWSVAGKTFVTNTLNLITSVVMGVMGIVLIIVGVTGATVAPAFQAGIGTWIEDRLGPVVDVLSVVPDWAAGLFLLGVAGVAIAISGRRRSPEIEEITELEHVHADSDGARSCHE encoded by the coding sequence ATGGAAGGCGTGTTCCTGGGAGGTTCGCTCATCGCGGCGTTCTTTGCCGGCGCTGTAGCGCTGTTTGCTCCCTGCTGCATCGTGTTCATGTTCCCGGCATACCTGTCGGCGGCGGTGAGAAACGGGCGATGGCGGCTCCTCCCTCTGACGTTCATCTTCGCTCTGGGTCTCGCGGTCGTGCTGGTCCCGGTGACTCTCGGTGTGGGATTCTTGACCCGTTCGCTCCTTCGCTATCACGGCGCCGTCTACGTCGGTGCCGGTTTGATCCTTCTCGGGCTTGCGGGCGCCGCCGCCGTCGGGCGCAGCTGGGCATTGCCGATGCTCAAGGGATCTCCCGACATTCAGCGAACCGACTCGGCCGGAGTGTTCGCCCTCGGCGTGTTCTCGGGAGCGGCGAGTTCATGCTGTGCTCCGGTCCTGGTGGGCGTGGTCACACTCTCGGCTGTCGCCCCTTCCATGTGGCAAGGAGTCGGGATCGGCCTCGCCTACGTCTTCGGGATGGTGTTCCCGCTGCTCATCATGACCGTCGCATGGGACCGCTGGCGCATCGGTGAACGGAACTTCATGCGAGGCAGGCCGATCACGTGGAGCGTGGCCGGCAAGACGTTCGTCACGAACACGCTCAACCTGATTACGAGTGTCGTGATGGGAGTGATGGGGATCGTGCTGATCATCGTCGGGGTGACGGGAGCGACAGTCGCCCCTGCGTTCCAGGCGGGGATCGGCACGTGGATCGAAGATCGTCTCGGCCCTGTCGTCGACGTTCTGTCGGTCGTTCCCGACTGGGCCGCCGGCCTGTTCCTGCTCGGGGTTGCAGGCGTCGCGATAGCGATCTCGGGGCGGCGTCGATCCCCCGAAATCGAAGAGATCACCGAGTTGGAGCATGTACACGCGGATTCCGACGGAGCCAGGAGTTGTCATGAGTAG
- a CDS encoding redoxin family protein gives MSRAAVQARKRPRPKRRSSIGKWIGFAIPIIGIVGLVLFGVLSSGPNEAVVSSAAPDFSLPATDGTMVSLEDLKAQGGDVLLYFSMGVGCDGCFAQIPEIADELAAAGITFVPIMVDPADQVSVEAARFGITTPILIDSSRKTSSAYGMMGVYGHADRPSHSFALIGQDGTIKWVHHYATMFVPADDFMNDLGRA, from the coding sequence ATGAGTAGAGCAGCAGTACAAGCGCGGAAACGTCCACGGCCGAAGCGTCGGTCATCGATCGGGAAGTGGATCGGGTTTGCCATCCCCATCATCGGGATCGTCGGGCTCGTTCTCTTCGGGGTCCTGTCTTCAGGTCCGAACGAGGCCGTCGTGTCGTCGGCGGCACCCGATTTCTCACTTCCGGCGACCGACGGGACGATGGTGTCGCTGGAGGATCTCAAGGCCCAGGGTGGCGATGTGCTGCTCTACTTCTCCATGGGCGTCGGGTGCGACGGCTGCTTCGCTCAGATCCCCGAGATAGCAGATGAGTTGGCCGCAGCCGGGATCACGTTCGTGCCGATCATGGTGGACCCCGCCGATCAGGTCAGCGTCGAGGCAGCCCGCTTCGGAATCACGACGCCGATCCTGATCGACAGCAGCCGCAAGACGTCATCGGCATACGGGATGATGGGTGTCTACGGCCACGCAGACCGGCCGTCGCACAGCTTTGCGCTCATCGGACAGGACGGAACGATCAAATGGGTGCACCACTATGCAACGATGTTCGTGCCGGCCGACGACTTCATGAACGATCTCGGCAGGGCCTGA
- a CDS encoding L,D-transpeptidase family protein, producing the protein MKRSVTYIHALVRAAAVVGIALTVAISSVPTALAATESPSRTETVRVQQMLQQLGLYRGQIDGSHGKATADAIMAFHKVVSADRTTEWTHEDWENVRALAAVGYDIPERPDEPNRIEVDLYRQVMYLVEGGDVTAVFPIVSGRGDTYERLGRRTGGAHTPVGDYTLIRHVAGWRHGSYGPIYRPWYFIGGYAIHGSKVARPQPASNGCVRAPMQDIDWLEDRLWLGMPVHVWVGRPSSAIAAFHLEHLAASLQYDIV; encoded by the coding sequence ATGAAACGTTCAGTCACGTACATCCACGCTCTCGTGCGCGCGGCGGCAGTGGTCGGGATCGCCCTGACCGTAGCGATCTCGTCTGTCCCGACAGCCCTTGCCGCAACCGAATCACCTTCACGTACCGAGACGGTACGGGTCCAGCAGATGCTTCAACAGCTGGGTTTGTACCGAGGCCAGATCGATGGCAGCCACGGCAAAGCAACTGCGGACGCCATCATGGCCTTTCACAAAGTGGTGAGCGCCGACCGCACGACCGAATGGACCCACGAGGATTGGGAGAACGTGCGGGCACTGGCCGCGGTCGGTTACGACATCCCCGAACGACCCGACGAGCCGAATCGCATCGAAGTCGACTTGTATCGACAGGTCATGTATCTCGTCGAAGGCGGCGATGTCACGGCCGTCTTCCCGATCGTGTCCGGCAGGGGAGACACCTACGAACGACTTGGGCGCCGCACGGGTGGCGCTCACACCCCGGTCGGTGACTACACCCTGATCCGGCATGTGGCAGGTTGGCGACACGGCTCGTACGGTCCGATCTACCGGCCTTGGTACTTCATCGGCGGCTATGCCATCCACGGCAGCAAGGTTGCGCGTCCGCAGCCCGCTTCCAACGGGTGCGTGCGAGCACCGATGCAAGACATCGACTGGCTCGAGGACCGGCTCTGGCTAGGGATGCCGGTCCACGTGTGGGTCGGACGCCCGTCCAGTGCCATTGCCGCATTCCACCTCGAGCATCTCGCTGCATCCCTGCAATACGACATCGTGTGA
- a CDS encoding AzlD domain-containing protein, with translation MRSGLDIWVIILAVGVGTFLLRISLIAMLGRARSVPPALQRALRFIPPAVLAAIATPSLVQVDGVLTAGPRLLAGLVAILVAWKTKNVLATIIVGLVTLWVIQAL, from the coding sequence ATGAGGAGCGGACTCGACATCTGGGTCATCATCCTGGCGGTCGGAGTCGGGACATTCTTGCTCCGCATTTCATTGATCGCCATGCTCGGACGTGCGCGAAGCGTTCCGCCGGCACTGCAACGTGCCCTCCGGTTCATTCCGCCGGCCGTGTTGGCGGCGATTGCCACACCTTCTCTCGTTCAAGTCGATGGCGTTCTCACCGCGGGACCCAGGCTCCTGGCCGGGCTGGTCGCGATCCTTGTCGCATGGAAGACCAAGAATGTGCTTGCCACGATCATCGTCGGGTTGGTGACACTCTGGGTGATCCAGGCCCTCTGA
- a CDS encoding branched-chain amino acid ABC transporter permease: METRAVLIKGARDIAPILVGVIPFGLIVGVTAVAIGLTAVQAVGLSVIVFAGAAQLAMIELLKTGSPTLVVIATALIINARFVMYSASLEPYFRDFSGPRRVVGAYLLTDQAFAFSINRYMDIEESPSSRFAYFLGAASTLWITWQLSTLAGALLGAGVPAAWSLDFTIPLVFVALLVPAVRDRADLIAALTAAALAIAAAGLPFNLGLLVAAVGGIAAGVIAERRIG; the protein is encoded by the coding sequence CTGGAAACCCGCGCCGTCCTCATCAAGGGAGCAAGGGACATCGCACCCATCTTGGTTGGTGTGATCCCGTTCGGCCTGATCGTCGGTGTCACCGCCGTCGCGATCGGGCTCACGGCCGTCCAGGCGGTCGGCCTGTCGGTGATCGTGTTCGCGGGAGCGGCTCAACTCGCGATGATCGAACTGCTCAAGACCGGCTCCCCGACGCTCGTTGTGATCGCCACCGCGCTGATCATCAACGCTCGCTTCGTCATGTACAGCGCTTCCCTGGAACCGTACTTTCGGGATTTCTCCGGTCCTCGCAGGGTGGTCGGCGCCTATCTGCTCACCGACCAGGCCTTCGCGTTCTCGATCAACCGCTACATGGACATCGAGGAGTCGCCCTCTTCGAGATTCGCCTACTTCCTCGGGGCGGCCTCGACCTTGTGGATCACATGGCAGCTTTCGACACTGGCCGGCGCGTTGCTCGGTGCCGGAGTACCGGCTGCCTGGTCGCTCGATTTCACCATTCCCCTGGTGTTTGTGGCACTCCTGGTCCCGGCGGTGCGTGATCGAGCAGACCTGATTGCTGCCCTCACCGCAGCAGCCCTGGCGATCGCCGCGGCGGGCCTGCCGTTCAATCTCGGCCTGCTCGTCGCAGCTGTCGGCGGAATCGCAGCGGGTGTGATCGCCGAACGGAGGATCGGATGA
- a CDS encoding TetR family transcriptional regulator — translation MVKPDDQDTSRKDRILQAAGELIVEVGWTNVTTRLISKRAGVNNALIHYYFGTKDDLLLEAASVAFEAEMSGPMTMMEEAGSIAEVLKDAFAWLRSMDVRSPLMVISMEAAHQAVRDERVGAWIRGVWSGYFDLFAATITAGQERGEISPYFDANGLAVVLGALVDGLFLYRLVELNFDAEKTAGAIDALIDALAKGTQ, via the coding sequence ATGGTTAAACCAGATGACCAAGATACGTCTCGCAAGGATCGAATCCTGCAAGCGGCGGGAGAGCTGATCGTCGAGGTTGGATGGACCAACGTCACCACGCGGTTGATCTCGAAACGGGCCGGCGTCAACAACGCGCTGATTCACTACTACTTCGGCACCAAAGACGACCTGCTCCTCGAAGCGGCCTCCGTGGCATTCGAAGCCGAGATGTCAGGGCCTATGACGATGATGGAGGAGGCGGGGAGCATCGCCGAAGTCCTCAAAGATGCGTTTGCGTGGCTTCGCTCGATGGATGTGCGGTCTCCGCTGATGGTGATTTCGATGGAAGCGGCCCACCAGGCGGTACGGGACGAACGTGTCGGCGCGTGGATCAGAGGCGTGTGGAGCGGGTACTTCGATCTGTTCGCCGCGACTATCACTGCCGGCCAGGAACGAGGAGAGATTTCTCCGTACTTCGATGCGAACGGCCTTGCCGTGGTCCTCGGGGCGCTCGTCGACGGGCTCTTCCTCTACCGACTCGTCGAACTGAACTTCGACGCAGAGAAAACAGCGGGTGCGATCGATGCACTCATCGATGCTTTGGCGAAAGGAACCCAGTGA
- a CDS encoding ATP-binding cassette domain-containing protein yields the protein MNVIHLKSVTKTFGEGPTAVHALKNIDLDFRQGEFAVVLGPSGSGKTTLLNLIGGIEQATSGSLTVDGIDLIAMDEEERTDFRRSHVGFVFQFFNLIPTLTALENVQLMAELVGRNHDDSMAALEAVNLGDRADHFPGMLSGGEQQRVAIARALVKQPPILLVDEPTGSLDLETGRQVLGQLRAVSDDDHRTVLLVTHNAAIGGMGDRIIRLRSGDVASIEINARPLQPEEVEW from the coding sequence GTGAACGTCATCCACCTGAAGAGCGTGACGAAGACCTTCGGCGAGGGGCCAACGGCAGTCCACGCGCTCAAGAACATCGACCTCGATTTCCGGCAGGGCGAGTTCGCCGTCGTCCTCGGGCCCAGCGGATCGGGCAAGACCACCCTGCTCAACCTGATCGGAGGCATCGAGCAGGCAACGTCCGGTTCACTGACCGTCGATGGCATCGACCTCATTGCGATGGATGAGGAGGAACGTACCGATTTCCGACGTTCCCATGTCGGATTCGTGTTCCAGTTCTTCAACCTCATCCCGACGCTCACCGCCTTGGAGAATGTGCAGCTCATGGCCGAACTCGTCGGGAGGAACCACGACGACAGCATGGCCGCGCTCGAGGCCGTCAATCTCGGCGATCGCGCCGATCACTTCCCCGGCATGCTCTCGGGCGGTGAACAGCAGCGTGTCGCCATCGCACGCGCACTCGTCAAGCAGCCGCCGATCCTGCTGGTGGACGAGCCGACCGGTTCTCTGGACCTCGAGACGGGCCGCCAGGTCCTCGGACAGCTTCGGGCGGTCAGTGACGATGACCATCGGACCGTTCTCCTTGTCACGCACAACGCCGCCATTGGTGGGATGGGTGATCGGATCATCCGACTTCGCTCCGGCGACGTGGCTTCGATCGAGATCAACGCAAGGCCGCTGCAGCCCGAGGAGGTGGAGTGGTGA
- a CDS encoding FtsX-like permease family protein, translating into MSILDRKLRRDLRARRSQFIAVIVTIVLGIALFGGSYDAYLNLTASYDQMFVTLNTADMTISGGDTEAIVAAAREVDGVEDVSTRSVAEVPVRIDGHHKMLGRLVGLPGDAQPSIDQVTLLSGTYLSGTDSVLLEQHMATHFKLKPGSVIEVLGPQGWVNARVAGVAASAEYLWPAPSRQQIFPSFDDFGILFVDQDVFAGIPSAMVRREVLVTYVSGADTATVDQALKDVALAHGAADATPLADLPSNAALSEDLSGFQEMSLMFPLLFLAAAGMATYVLLTRLVLSQRGQIGLLVANGFHKRTIFGHYLRFGLLAGAIGAAIGAPLGGLLGREITKLYTAAISIPIMVATVRASTVAIGVIFALVVGALSALAPAMRAAKIAPAQAMRGLIPAGKGGATWIERLVPPLRRLPARWKVVLRGIGRNRNRTISTVVGVVLAVTLILTFWGMIDSTQVMLDRQFNQVNRQDAQLYLTTPVTPDVLARVKAVDGVAHAEPVADVSATIRTASEQYHTELLAFDPTTKLHGFVVGGKDVDLPSDGVFLGSSLKSQLDLHVGDEVTVEVPDLGINVTETVAGFVREPLGTYAYIAEPRLAELAGTSDVANTLYLTFDPGVDREAMRDQLSELPSVAAFIDSQALKSMVDQFMGLFYAFVGIMLALGGVMAFALIYNTISANVAERASEVAMMRAGGVARRTISRLLTAENVLLTLIGVIPGLIFGYAFAYYGVAMYSSDMFKWDLYIRPTTYVFTVLVILMAALLSQRPVLRAVQRIDVATVVRERSL; encoded by the coding sequence GTGAGCATTCTCGACCGCAAGCTGCGGCGAGACCTGAGGGCAAGACGAAGCCAGTTCATCGCGGTGATCGTCACGATCGTGCTGGGGATTGCGCTCTTCGGGGGTTCGTACGACGCGTACCTGAACCTCACCGCATCGTACGACCAGATGTTCGTAACCCTCAACACGGCCGACATGACCATCTCCGGAGGCGACACGGAGGCCATCGTTGCCGCAGCGCGAGAGGTCGATGGCGTCGAGGACGTGTCCACACGATCCGTTGCGGAGGTTCCGGTCAGGATCGACGGTCACCACAAGATGCTCGGCCGACTCGTCGGCCTTCCTGGCGACGCCCAGCCGTCCATCGACCAGGTCACATTGCTTTCCGGCACGTACCTGAGTGGGACCGATTCCGTCCTGCTGGAACAGCACATGGCCACCCACTTCAAGCTCAAACCCGGCAGTGTGATCGAAGTACTCGGCCCACAGGGTTGGGTGAACGCCCGGGTCGCAGGTGTGGCAGCGTCTGCCGAGTATCTGTGGCCGGCCCCCAGCCGCCAGCAGATCTTCCCGTCATTCGATGACTTCGGAATACTGTTCGTGGACCAGGATGTCTTCGCCGGGATTCCTTCGGCCATGGTCCGTCGAGAGGTGCTGGTCACCTACGTGTCGGGGGCCGACACGGCCACAGTCGACCAGGCGCTGAAGGACGTAGCGCTTGCCCACGGTGCAGCCGACGCAACACCGCTGGCCGATCTTCCCTCCAACGCGGCGCTGAGCGAGGACCTGTCCGGGTTCCAGGAGATGTCGCTGATGTTCCCGCTGCTGTTCCTGGCGGCTGCCGGGATGGCAACGTACGTGTTGCTGACCCGACTCGTTCTGTCGCAACGCGGACAGATCGGCCTGTTGGTGGCGAATGGATTTCACAAGCGGACCATCTTCGGCCACTACCTGCGTTTCGGCCTGCTCGCCGGAGCGATTGGAGCAGCCATCGGAGCGCCCCTCGGAGGGCTGCTGGGGCGCGAGATCACCAAGCTGTATACGGCCGCCATCTCGATACCCATCATGGTGGCAACCGTGCGTGCGTCGACGGTGGCGATCGGGGTCATCTTCGCGCTGGTTGTCGGGGCGCTGTCTGCGCTTGCCCCGGCGATGCGTGCCGCCAAGATCGCTCCTGCGCAGGCCATGCGTGGTCTGATCCCTGCTGGGAAGGGGGGAGCGACGTGGATCGAACGTCTGGTCCCGCCGTTGCGGCGGCTCCCGGCACGCTGGAAGGTGGTGCTGCGCGGGATCGGTCGGAATCGCAACCGGACGATATCGACGGTCGTGGGCGTCGTGCTTGCCGTCACCCTCATCCTGACGTTCTGGGGCATGATCGACTCGACCCAGGTCATGCTCGATCGTCAGTTCAACCAGGTCAACCGTCAAGACGCGCAGCTCTATCTGACGACTCCTGTCACTCCGGATGTCCTTGCCAGAGTGAAGGCCGTCGACGGCGTGGCGCACGCAGAGCCGGTTGCAGACGTGTCTGCCACGATCCGCACCGCCTCCGAGCAGTATCACACGGAGCTGCTGGCGTTCGATCCGACGACGAAACTCCACGGTTTCGTTGTCGGTGGAAAGGACGTCGATCTGCCTTCGGACGGCGTCTTCCTCGGTTCGTCACTGAAGAGCCAGCTGGACTTGCACGTTGGAGACGAGGTGACGGTCGAGGTTCCCGACCTCGGGATCAACGTGACGGAAACGGTCGCCGGCTTCGTACGCGAGCCGCTCGGAACCTACGCGTACATCGCCGAACCCCGCCTGGCCGAACTCGCCGGGACCAGCGACGTCGCCAACACGCTATACCTGACATTCGATCCGGGTGTCGACAGGGAAGCGATGCGAGATCAGCTGAGTGAGCTTCCTTCGGTGGCGGCGTTCATCGATTCGCAGGCGCTCAAGTCGATGGTGGACCAATTCATGGGACTGTTCTACGCGTTCGTCGGCATCATGCTCGCTCTCGGAGGGGTCATGGCGTTCGCCCTGATCTACAACACGATCTCCGCGAACGTCGCGGAACGCGCATCTGAAGTGGCGATGATGCGTGCCGGAGGGGTGGCTCGCCGGACCATCTCGCGGCTGCTGACCGCCGAGAACGTCCTGCTCACCCTCATCGGGGTGATCCCGGGGCTGATCTTCGGGTACGCGTTCGCCTACTACGGAGTGGCCATGTACTCGAGCGACATGTTCAAGTGGGACCTGTATATCCGCCCGACGACCTATGTGTTCACGGTGCTCGTGATCTTGATGGCGGCGTTGCTGTCGCAACGTCCGGTGCTCCGGGCGGTCCAGCGCATCGACGTGGCGACAGTGGTGCGGGAACGATCGCTCTGA
- a CDS encoding PqqD family peptide modification chaperone — MIPETAIVRQSPHAAYRDTQEGGVLLNLETGSYHGFNTIGALIWSLIDGKTVRELTDATRAAVSDAPANLGDDVSSFLEGLATRDLIEIDTADE, encoded by the coding sequence ATGATTCCTGAAACGGCAATTGTGCGACAATCCCCGCATGCTGCATATCGCGATACCCAGGAGGGAGGGGTCCTCCTCAACCTGGAGACCGGTAGCTACCACGGGTTCAATACGATAGGAGCGCTGATCTGGTCACTCATCGATGGTAAGACGGTGCGTGAACTCACCGACGCAACGCGCGCCGCCGTGAGCGACGCTCCTGCCAACCTCGGAGATGACGTTTCTTCGTTCCTGGAGGGTTTGGCGACACGAGATCTCATCGAGATCGACACCGCAGACGAATAG
- a CDS encoding ABC transporter permease codes for MTSPSTGTAMGARFLLEVRKLPAFIRRDFLTAWSYRMAFFGDAVGLAVQIVMFYFIGLMVDPSKIPEYGGQRASYLAFVTIGIALGAFLSLGLNRVATAMRSEQLMGTLDSLFMTPTHPMTLQLGLAVYDLVYVPIRTALFIGIVSILFNIGIAPSGILPSLAILLLFIPFVWGLGMVSAAGVMTFRRGTTILNLGALALNFSSGAYFPVDLLPGWMQDLARANPIALAFDGTRQALLGGAGWKAVTPHIGIFIGAAALSLTIGAIALNLSLRRERRRGTFGQY; via the coding sequence ATGACCTCTCCTAGCACCGGCACTGCGATGGGAGCCAGATTCCTCCTTGAAGTGAGAAAACTCCCTGCGTTCATACGGCGAGATTTCCTCACCGCGTGGAGCTACCGGATGGCATTCTTTGGTGACGCAGTGGGGCTCGCGGTGCAGATCGTGATGTTCTACTTCATCGGGTTGATGGTCGATCCGAGCAAGATTCCCGAGTACGGCGGCCAGCGGGCAAGCTACCTGGCCTTCGTGACCATCGGTATCGCGCTGGGCGCGTTTCTCTCGCTTGGCCTCAATCGGGTTGCTACGGCGATGCGCTCCGAGCAGCTGATGGGCACCCTCGATTCACTGTTCATGACCCCGACGCATCCGATGACCCTCCAACTCGGGCTCGCCGTCTACGACCTCGTGTACGTCCCGATACGTACTGCCCTGTTCATCGGTATCGTGTCGATCTTGTTCAATATCGGAATCGCACCATCGGGCATCTTGCCTTCGCTGGCCATCCTGCTGTTGTTCATTCCGTTCGTATGGGGGCTCGGAATGGTGAGTGCCGCAGGCGTAATGACGTTCCGAAGAGGAACGACGATTCTCAACCTTGGCGCTCTTGCGTTGAACTTCTCTTCGGGTGCGTACTTCCCCGTCGATCTGCTCCCTGGCTGGATGCAAGACCTTGCTCGGGCGAATCCGATTGCTCTCGCGTTCGACGGTACGAGGCAGGCGCTGCTCGGCGGTGCCGGATGGAAGGCGGTCACCCCTCATATCGGGATCTTCATCGGAGCCGCGGCGCTTTCCTTGACCATTGGGGCCATCGCACTGAATCTGTCTCTGCGACGTGAGCGCAGGCGCGGTACCTTTGGGCAGTACTGA